From the genome of Geobacter sp. SVR, one region includes:
- a CDS encoding metalloregulator ArsR/SmtB family transcription factor: MIDELNSATRQCCPVPAIKDRTLLSHDEAATMEGVFKVLANGTRLRILHALIRKPDIAVGELAHSIGMEAQAVSNQLRRLLDKGIVVAQRDGNFIRYQIVDACTINLLNQGFCLAFYGADINPAP; encoded by the coding sequence ATGATCGATGAATTAAATTCCGCAACAAGGCAATGTTGCCCTGTCCCCGCCATTAAGGATCGAACCTTATTATCTCATGATGAGGCGGCGACCATGGAAGGGGTGTTTAAGGTGCTGGCTAATGGTACGCGTTTACGCATTTTGCATGCTCTTATCCGTAAGCCTGATATTGCCGTTGGAGAGTTGGCTCATTCAATAGGGATGGAGGCACAGGCTGTTTCCAACCAGCTGCGTCGACTCTTGGATAAAGGGATCGTAGTAGCGCAACGGGATGGGAACTTCATTCGATATCAAATCGTGGATGCTTGCACCATCAATCTCCTCAACCAAGGATTCTGTCTGGCATTCTATGGGGCAGACATCAATCCGGCCCCTTGA